One genomic window of Branchiostoma lanceolatum isolate klBraLanc5 chromosome 5, klBraLanc5.hap2, whole genome shotgun sequence includes the following:
- the LOC136435243 gene encoding collectin-12-like isoform X2, with amino-acid sequence MSSQVKKLWMAFTAVLVFVVTNAILLPYFAATLSDDMVNLASRDWVTELLRTELGQMGVSSASLGSMGPPGPPGLPGPPGERGPMEPAGPVSAGPPGPPGEKGLMGPAGPKGMDGPPGKAGPRGLMGPVGPPGTPESNEASCPLGYREWHGTCYKAFNTPVNFELSALLCRVDGGTLAMPRDAATDDFLISLKNSVDSNSGFWFGLHDQHKEGSFEWIDGTALGSYHPWAPGQPDNGWDREDCAQYWYYSKTRWNDDVCNNLHPFICQVAPGRT; translated from the exons ATGTCCAGTCAAGtgaagaagctgtggatggcgTTTACAGCAGTCCTTGTGTTTGTCGTGACAAACGCCATACTGCTGCCATACTTCGCAG CTACCCTTTCTGACGACATGGTCAACCTTGCATCAAGGGACTGGGTGACTGAGCTACTACGCACGGAGCTTGGGC AAATGGGTGTGTCATCTGCCTCTTTGGGAAGTATGGGACCACCTGGGCCCCCGGGTCTCCCTggacctccaggggaaagaggACCCATGGAGCCGGCTGGACCTGTGTCTGCTGGGCCCCCTGGACCTCCCGGAGAAAAGGGGCTCATGGGGCCTGCTGGACCCAAGGGAATGGATGGACCACCAGGAAAAGCTGGGCCTCGAGGGTTGATGGGTCCCGTTGGGCCTCCAGGCACGCCAGAGTCGAATGAAG CATCTTGTCCCCTAGGTTATAGAGAGTGGCATGGGACCTGCTACAAGGCGTTCAACACCCCAGTAAACTTCGAGCTCTCGGCCCTACTTTGCCGTGTTGACGGCGGCACCcttgccatgccccgagacgctgcTACAGATGATTTCCTCATCTCCCTCAAGAACTCCGTCGACTCCAATTCCGGATTCTGGTTTGGCCTGCACGACCAGCACAAGGAAGGAAGCTTTGAGTGGATCGATGGTACTGCACTTGGAAGCTACCACCCGTGGGCTCCCGGACAACCGGACAACGGTTGGGACAGGGAAGATTGCGCTCAATACTGGTACTATTCAAAAACCAGGTGGAATGACGACGTTTGCAACAACCTGCATCCCTTCATATGCCAGGTGGCTCCAG GACGTACCTAA
- the LOC136435243 gene encoding collectin-12-like isoform X1, producing the protein MSSQVKKLWMAFTAVLVFVVTNAILLPYFAATLSDDMVNLASRDWVTELLRTELGQMGVSSASLGSMGPPGPPGLPGPPGERGPMEPAGPVSAGPPGPPGEKGLMGPAGPKGMDGPPGKAGPRGLMGPVGPPGTPESNEASCPLGYREWHGTCYKAFNTPVNFELSALLCRVDGGTLAMPRDAATDDFLISLKNSVDSNSGFWFGLHDQHKEGSFEWIDGTALGSYHPWAPGQPDNGWDREDCAQYWYYSKTRWNDDVCNNLHPFICQVAPGTSHNHSIS; encoded by the exons ATGTCCAGTCAAGtgaagaagctgtggatggcgTTTACAGCAGTCCTTGTGTTTGTCGTGACAAACGCCATACTGCTGCCATACTTCGCAG CTACCCTTTCTGACGACATGGTCAACCTTGCATCAAGGGACTGGGTGACTGAGCTACTACGCACGGAGCTTGGGC AAATGGGTGTGTCATCTGCCTCTTTGGGAAGTATGGGACCACCTGGGCCCCCGGGTCTCCCTggacctccaggggaaagaggACCCATGGAGCCGGCTGGACCTGTGTCTGCTGGGCCCCCTGGACCTCCCGGAGAAAAGGGGCTCATGGGGCCTGCTGGACCCAAGGGAATGGATGGACCACCAGGAAAAGCTGGGCCTCGAGGGTTGATGGGTCCCGTTGGGCCTCCAGGCACGCCAGAGTCGAATGAAG CATCTTGTCCCCTAGGTTATAGAGAGTGGCATGGGACCTGCTACAAGGCGTTCAACACCCCAGTAAACTTCGAGCTCTCGGCCCTACTTTGCCGTGTTGACGGCGGCACCcttgccatgccccgagacgctgcTACAGATGATTTCCTCATCTCCCTCAAGAACTCCGTCGACTCCAATTCCGGATTCTGGTTTGGCCTGCACGACCAGCACAAGGAAGGAAGCTTTGAGTGGATCGATGGTACTGCACTTGGAAGCTACCACCCGTGGGCTCCCGGACAACCGGACAACGGTTGGGACAGGGAAGATTGCGCTCAATACTGGTACTATTCAAAAACCAGGTGGAATGACGACGTTTGCAACAACCTGCATCCCTTCATATGCCAGGTGGCTCCAGGTACTTCACATAACCATAGCATTTCTTGA
- the LOC136435241 gene encoding putative tetratricopeptide repeat protein 41 → MPPPLVRSISNVKRQFSYRQPIKPFVSSTFVDFQEERDYLVKRIFPTLDAICRDRGTNFTPIDLRWGINNNQANSGQVVKLCLDYINRCTPFFICLLGDRYGSHRPETADPLPKALEDLSADASWMDKNFVVAAQGGHGWVLQEAHQTCSITELEIIQASSLNDNEHCYFYFRDSTKLDKRLADLPKDKQEEKLQEYAPETEYAEIRVRDLKERLINKGLPVRYFSTVEELGRMLLEDWTKVIDSLYPPVDDFLDVGGESFRQWAAHESFAETRRRIFVSTPELERLNNQLDEHALSGATQPLAEDFLTRTRCLDNSFRSRPPSEPGYKSIMMLVGERGCGKTAMVANWVKNFASSTADIVVVSHYVGASAESTDVGSFLRRCTQELRNEFAGAPSDMASTTQDLSDFHRTCEAFLAALTLGPSVLVLDGIDELNSTYGMTTQQVKEFTWLPYPLPPQCRIIVTTTGSDLTYKALVNRPDVSDLAVPLLAGSPSKSSVIEEHLAEHCKCLDPTQLQRIVECKLSNRPLFLFILANELCVIGQQQRLDAQLEVYLEATSIRDLWVSIIHRWAKDYGWLSRKEQTIERGSRGWVADALRLIAVSRNGLQESEILGALELLGYKDDYKVAAFDWALFRSCAQDALFERPGGLLNFFHQDIREAVECSLLGTVTSTASKSSFSFPTMHEHVRNKYHAVLAEYFSRQPHSDRRVDELPWHLEMSGEVGRLCKVLSEPGMFLAMWGDSRQSSTLRLDLVRYWKFLTQAGYDPGEVYGRMVRKITGDNESTAEADGRLSRTVSVVISEPPVWQDPSDSDIDPRSLSPTGKLHSCLTTIKEGSDQASVSNASQSSMGAALSIATSFGSLAGGRSDDDGFDPTPEERAMDIESTFLTESRVAHLDMEEEREEIKEMSQYEVAALACHAGQFLNEIGKFQNAEEMLHKAHDQLQNADSPGLVEQQLLCKVEENIGNLYLFQLKTEEAEDWYWKALGTINSIQEEDAEHMAKMIETKGRLLDQLGNMKTYSSCFAESDQLLQEARDHMESACSIPGLASVQHHMGVLKMRRRQYHLAEECLREALTTRERWYGTFHPMVADVLNDLAGLLADRNNKKGFNRREAEMLYRRALRIREQCLGSNHLLVATTLFHLGKLLKVDGAQHVKREAVKCLRQSLDIRTKLLGPEHPITRAVRNSLRDVESQISTGLYDFSTKKQPDARSRDRPYSHMSWHEQDIVQFEQKQQGKKNRRQEQYGGSRRPSSNPSGIWRTQSAMSCPNGRDTLMSRATREIPRVHSAGSERNRMDVPPQGFEREEAPWREFQESPPREPQWEESVRQEDFKGDQSLFREGSVSIHYFNTKSSVSEFASRMTVVSRNTNLSRLSRSSHVSHKSSCHIPSAHSVDESNVKSVHGPHSTLQTLLDEPPKPRENVKKSGVQHKSAWYHVPGRYPTYKEPLPRKRSQKRVKKLNRGTDTTLDQQLHPIDESPSSEGGSSAESEKWGSDGVEAAEAGIQELQVVGEGKESHAEANMQSGSAKFAEQCQETSPEADNETVLTGDPTTVETGKKGTAKTSRNLRIVEPERVAKEAIASRHYQFPAVH, encoded by the exons ATGCCGCCTCCGCTAGTACGCAGCATCAGCAACGTCAAGCGCCAGTTCTCGTACCGGCAGCCAATCAAGCCCTTTGTCAGCTCAACTTTCGTGGACTTCCAGGAGGAGCGAGACTACCTTGTGAAGCGTATATTTCCCACCCTCGACGCAATCTGCAGAGACAGGGGCACCAACTTCACCCCTATCGATCTCAGATGGGGGATAAACAACAACCAGGCAAACTCAGGACAGGTCGTCAAGCTGTGTCTGGATTACATAAACAGGTGCACGCCGTTCTTCATATGTTTGCTAGGGGACCGGTATGGCTCGCATCGCCCCGAGACTGCAGACCCGCTACCCAAGGCGTTGGAAGATCTATCAGCAGACGCATCCTGGATGGACAAGAACTTTGTGGTGGCAGCACAGGGTGGTCACGGATGGGTGCTACAAGAAGCACACCAAACATGCAGTATTACTGAGCTGGAAATCATACAAGCGTCTTCCCTTAACGACAACGAACACTGCTACTTCTACTTCAGGGACTCTACAAAACTTGACAAAAGGCTGGCAGATTTACCCAAAGACAAGCAAGAAGAGAAACTACAGGAATATGCTCCCGAGACTGAATATGCAGAGATTCGCGTGCGAGATCTGAAGGAGAGATTGATTAACAAGGGCCTTCCTGTGAGGTACTTCAGTACAGTGGAAGAGCTTGGAAGGATGCTTCTGGAGGACTGGACGAAGGTCATTGACAGTCTCTACCCACCTGTTGATGACTTCTTGGATGTTG GTGGGGAATCGTTCAGACAGTGGGCAGCTCACGAGTCCTTTGCTGAGACCCGCCGGCGTATCTTCGTGTCGACACCAGAGTTAGAGCGCCTCAACAACCAGCTGGACGAGCACGCCCTCTCAGGAGCCACTCAACCGTTGGCAGAAGACTTCCTGACTCGGACCAGGTGTCTTGACAACTCCTTCAGATCCAG GCCACCCTCGGAGCCAGGTTACAAGTCCATCATGATGTTGGTAGGTGAGCGAGGCTGTGGGAAGACTGCTATGGTCGCCAACTGGGTGAAGAATTTTGCCTCCAGCACTGCTGACATAGTTGTGGTGTCACACTATGTGGGAGCAAGTGCAGAAAGTACTGATGTTGGAAGCTTTCTGCGCCGCTGTACCCAGGAACTTAGGAATGAATTTGCAG GAGCCCCCAGTGATATGGCGTCAACGACACAAGATCTATCGGATTTCCACCGCACATGTGAGGCCTTCCTGGCAGCGCTGACCCTTGGGCCGTCTGTACTGGTGCTTGATGGGATAGATGAGTTAAACAGCACATATGGCATGACCACCCAGCAG GTGAAGGAGTTTACGTGGCTGCCCTACCCTCTCCCACCCCAATGTCGCATCATCGTCACCACCACAGGGTCAGACCTGACTTACAAGGCACTGGTCAATAGGCCAGATGTTAGTGACCTAGCAGTCCCTCTCCTGGCAG GTTCACCTTCCAAGAGTTCAGTAATTGAGGAACACCTGGCTGAACACTGTAAGTGTCTGGACCCGACCCAGCTACAGCGTATTGTGGAGTGCAAGCTGAGCAACCGCCCGCTCTTCCTCTTCATACTGGCCAACGAGCTGTGTGTGATTGGTCAACAGCAGAGGCTGGACGCCCAGCTGGAGGTGTATCTCGAGGCGACGAGTATCCGCGACCTCTGGGTCAGCATCATCCACCGCTGGGCAAAGGATTATGGGTGGCTCAGCAGGAAGGAGCAGACGATAGAGAGAG GAAGTAGAGGCTGGGTCGCTGACGCTCTCCGGCTCATCGCGGTGTCACGTAACGGCCTGCAGGAGTCTGAAATCCTGGGAGCACTAGAACTGCTGGGCTACAAGGACGACTACAAGGTGGCGGCGTTCGACTGGGCGCTGTTCCGATCCTGTGCACAGGACGCCCTGTTTGAGAGGCCGGGGGGACTGCTCAACTTCTTTCACCAGGACATTCGAGAGGCTGTGGAGTGTTCTTTGTTAG GAACTGTTACCAGCACTGCCTCCAAGTCCTCCTTCTCCTTTCCCACCATGCACGAACATGTACGCAACAAGTACCACGCTGTGCTGGCGGAGTACTTCAGCCGCCAGCCGCACTCCGACCGCCGCGTGGACGAGCTGCCCTGGCACCTAGAAATGAGCGGGGAGGTGGGGCGACTTTGCAAGGTTCTGTCTGAACCAGG GATGTTCCTGGCTATGTGGGGGGACAGCAGACAGAGTAGCACACTCCGCCTGGACCTGGTGCGGTACTGGAAGTTCCTGACGCAGGCGGGGTACGATCCAGGCGAGGTGTACGGGCGCATGGTCAGGAAAATCACAGGAGACAACGAGTCTACAGCGGAAGCAGAT GGCCGCCTGTCCCGTACCGTGAGTGTAGTGATATCAGAGCCCCCCGTTTGGCAGGACCCAAGTGATAGTGATATAG ACCCAAGATCTCTGAGCCCTACTGGTAAACTCCACTCCTGTCTCACTACCATTAAGGAAGGTTCAGACCAGGCCTCAGTCAGCAACGCCAGCCAGAGCAGCATGGGCGCGGCTCTCAGCATCGCCACCAGCTTTGGCAGTCTGGCTGGCGGTAGAAGCGACGACGACGGCTTTGACCCGACTCCCGAAGAGCGAGCCATGGACATCGAGTCTACGTTCTTGACGGAAAGCCGTGTGGCTCACCTCGACATGGAGGAGGAACGTGAGGAAATCAAGGAAATGTCGCAGTACGAAGTCGCCGCCTTGGCGTGTCATGCAGGACAGTTTCTAAATGAGATCGGAAAGTTCCAGAATGCAGAAGAGATGCTGCACAAGGCACATGACCAGCTGCAGAATGCGGACTCTCCTGGCCTGGTGGAGCAGCAGCTGCTGTGTAAGGTGGAGGAGAACATCGGGAACCTGTACCTGTTCCAGCTGAAGACGGAGGAGGCAGAGGACTGGTACTGGAAGGCACTGGGTACCATCAACTCCATACAGGAGGAGGATGCTGAGCACATGGCTAAAATG ATTGAGACCAAAGGCAGGCTGTTGGACCAGCTAGGGAACATGAAGACCTACTCCAGCTGTTTTGCGGAGTCGGACCAGCTTCTACAGGAGGCCAGGGACCACATGGAGTCGGCCTGCAGCATCCCTGGTCTGGCCTCCGTACAGCATCACATGGGGGTGCTGAAGATGAGGAGACGCCAGTACCACCTGGCTGAGGAGTGTCTGAGGGAGGCACTCACTACAAGGGAGAG ATGGTATGGTACATTCCACCCCATGGTTGCAGATGTGCTAAATGATCTTGCTGGGCTACTGGCAGACAG GAACAACAAGAAGGGGTTCAACCGACGTGAGGCTGAGATGCTGTACCGACGAGCGTTACGGATCAGGGAACAGTGTCTCGGGTCCAACCATCTGCTGGTGGCCACTACCCTGTTCCACTTAG GAAAACTACTGAAGGTTGATGGTGCCCAGCATGTGAAGAGAGAAGCGGTGAAGTGCCTCCGGCAGTCCCTGGACATCCGTACCAAACTGTTAGGCCCCGAACACCCAATCACACGGGCCGTACGGAACAGTCTCCGTGATGTAGAGTCACAGATCAGCACGGGGCTGTACGACTTCAGTACCAAGAAACAACCTGACGCAAG GTCTCGAGACCGGCCCTACAGCCACATGAGCTGGCATGAGCAGGACATTGTACAGTTTGAACAGAAGCAGCAAGGGAAGAAAAACAGAAGGCAGGAGCAGTATGGAGGGTCTCGTCGGCCTAGCAGCAACCCCAGTGGGATCTGGAGAACCCAGTCCGCCATGTCGTGCCCCAACGGGAGGGACACCCTTATGAGTAGAGCTACGCGGGAGATACCCAGAGTACACTCTGCTGGGAGTGAGCGCAACAGAATGGACGTCCCACCACAAGGTTTCGAACGAGAAGAAGCTCCATGGAGAGAATTCCAGGAGAGCCCACCCCGAGAACCACAGTGGGAAGAAAGTGTCAGACAGGAAGACTTTAAAGGTGACCAGAGTCTCTTCAGAGAAGGAAGTGTGTCCATTCATTACTTCAACACTAAGAGTTCAGTGTCGGAGTTCGCTAGTAGGATGACGGTTGTTTCACGGAACACGAACTTGTCGCGTTTGAGCAGGAGCTCTCACGTGTCACACAAATCATCGTGTCACATCCCCAGTGCACACAGTGTAGACGAAAGTAATGTAAAATCGGTCCACGGACCTCATAGTACACTACAGACCTTGTTAGATGAGCCACCAAAACCACGggaaaatgtgaagaaatctGGAGTACAACACAAGTCCGCATGGTACCATGTCCCAGGAAGATACCCTACCTACAAGGAGCCACTGccaagaaaaagaagtcaaaagcGAGTAAAGAAGCTAAACCGTGGGACGGACACAACGTTAGACCAGCAGCTTCATCCAATCGACGAATCACCAAGCAGCGAGGGAGGGAGCTCAGCTGAGTCGGAGAAGTGGGGGTCAGATGGAGTAGAAGCGGCGGAGGCAGGGATTCAGGAGCTACAGGTTGTAGgggaaggaaaggaaagtcaCGCTGAGGCAAACATGCAGTCAGGATCTGCCAAATTTGCCGAACAGTGTCAAGAAACCTCACCAGAAGCAGACAATGAGACAGTGTTGACAGGTGATCCAACAACTGTGGAAACAGGAAAGAAGGGAACAGCAAAAACCTCAAGGAACTTAAGAATTGTGGAACCAGAGAGGGTTGCTAAAGAAGCCATCGCTTCTAGACATTATCAGTTCCCTGCTGTACATTAA